In one Lolium rigidum isolate FL_2022 chromosome 3, APGP_CSIRO_Lrig_0.1, whole genome shotgun sequence genomic region, the following are encoded:
- the LOC124703058 gene encoding uncharacterized protein LOC124703058 isoform X4, which yields MPLSIGAGLQCKSGFFSFFKEKYSCSPPILGFLQLIIIGHCLQNLISVVPSWCGVPDQGQGAAELRARTNKVGELQPCSWLPHLPSVHSIFQPHSSVPMWMVVLIKWYYIISISSTHACSFYHHCEKISPSEWWWWWLEVKASVKEPLAGLFPNT from the exons ATGCCCTTATCTATTGGTGCAG GTCTGCAGTGCAAGTCGGGATTTttctctttcttcaaagaaaaatactcttGCAGTCCTCCCATCCTCGGGTTTCTTCAACTTATTATTATTGGGCATTGTCTGCAAAACTTAATTTCCGTGGTACCTTCATGGTGTGGAGTCCCTGATCAAGGCCAGGGCGCTGCAGAGCTCCGCGCTAGGACCAACAAGGTCGGAGAACTGCAGCCCTGCAGCTGGCTACCACATCTCCCATCGGTACATAG TATCTTCCAGCCTCACTCTTCTGTGCCTATGTGGATGGTTGTTTTGATCAAATGGTACTATATTATATCCATATCCTCTACCCACG CATGTTCGTTTTACCATCACTGTGAGAAGATTAGCCCTtcagagtggtggtggtggtggttggagGTGAAGGCAAG TGTAAAGGAACCTCTTGCAGG ATTGTTTCCAAATACATAG
- the LOC124703058 gene encoding uncharacterized protein LOC124703058 isoform X1 encodes MPLSIGAGLQCKSGFFSFFKEKYSCSPPILGFLQLIIIGHCLQNLISVVPSWCGVPDQGQGAAELRARTNKVGELQPCSWLPHLPSVHSIFQPHSSVPMWMVVLIKWYYIISISSTHACSFYHHCEKISPSEWWWWWLEQCKGTSCRIVSKYIDRDLFAHKLGKFSLVGDCGA; translated from the exons ATGCCCTTATCTATTGGTGCAG GTCTGCAGTGCAAGTCGGGATTTttctctttcttcaaagaaaaatactcttGCAGTCCTCCCATCCTCGGGTTTCTTCAACTTATTATTATTGGGCATTGTCTGCAAAACTTAATTTCCGTGGTACCTTCATGGTGTGGAGTCCCTGATCAAGGCCAGGGCGCTGCAGAGCTCCGCGCTAGGACCAACAAGGTCGGAGAACTGCAGCCCTGCAGCTGGCTACCACATCTCCCATCGGTACATAG TATCTTCCAGCCTCACTCTTCTGTGCCTATGTGGATGGTTGTTTTGATCAAATGGTACTATATTATATCCATATCCTCTACCCACG CATGTTCGTTTTACCATCACTGTGAGAAGATTAGCCCTtcagagtggtggtggtggtggttggag CAGTGTAAAGGAACCTCTTGCAGG ATTGTTTCCAAATACATAGATAGGGATTTATTTGCACACAAACTTGGTAAGTTCAGTCTGGTTGGTGATTGTGGCGCTTAG
- the LOC124703058 gene encoding uncharacterized protein LOC124703058 isoform X5 has translation MPLSIGAGLQCKSGFFSFFKEKYSCSPPILGFLQLIIIGHCLQNLISVVPSWCGVPDQGQGAAELRARTNKVGELQPCSWLPHLPSVHSIFQPHSSVPMWMVVLIKWYYIISISSTHACSFYHHCEKISPSEWWWWWLEVKARLFPNT, from the exons ATGCCCTTATCTATTGGTGCAG GTCTGCAGTGCAAGTCGGGATTTttctctttcttcaaagaaaaatactcttGCAGTCCTCCCATCCTCGGGTTTCTTCAACTTATTATTATTGGGCATTGTCTGCAAAACTTAATTTCCGTGGTACCTTCATGGTGTGGAGTCCCTGATCAAGGCCAGGGCGCTGCAGAGCTCCGCGCTAGGACCAACAAGGTCGGAGAACTGCAGCCCTGCAGCTGGCTACCACATCTCCCATCGGTACATAG TATCTTCCAGCCTCACTCTTCTGTGCCTATGTGGATGGTTGTTTTGATCAAATGGTACTATATTATATCCATATCCTCTACCCACG CATGTTCGTTTTACCATCACTGTGAGAAGATTAGCCCTtcagagtggtggtggtggtggttggagGTGAAGGCAAG ATTGTTTCCAAATACATAG
- the LOC124703058 gene encoding uncharacterized protein LOC124703058 isoform X2 yields the protein MPLSIGAGLQCKSGFFSFFKEKYSCSPPILGFLQLIIIGHCLQNLISVVPSWCGVPDQGQGAAELRARTNKVGELQPCSWLPHLPSVHSIFQPHSSVPMWMVVLIKWYYIISISSTHACSFYHHCEKISPSEWWWWWLECKGTSCRIVSKYIDRDLFAHKLGKFSLVGDCGA from the exons ATGCCCTTATCTATTGGTGCAG GTCTGCAGTGCAAGTCGGGATTTttctctttcttcaaagaaaaatactcttGCAGTCCTCCCATCCTCGGGTTTCTTCAACTTATTATTATTGGGCATTGTCTGCAAAACTTAATTTCCGTGGTACCTTCATGGTGTGGAGTCCCTGATCAAGGCCAGGGCGCTGCAGAGCTCCGCGCTAGGACCAACAAGGTCGGAGAACTGCAGCCCTGCAGCTGGCTACCACATCTCCCATCGGTACATAG TATCTTCCAGCCTCACTCTTCTGTGCCTATGTGGATGGTTGTTTTGATCAAATGGTACTATATTATATCCATATCCTCTACCCACG CATGTTCGTTTTACCATCACTGTGAGAAGATTAGCCCTtcagagtggtggtggtggtggttggag TGTAAAGGAACCTCTTGCAGG ATTGTTTCCAAATACATAGATAGGGATTTATTTGCACACAAACTTGGTAAGTTCAGTCTGGTTGGTGATTGTGGCGCTTAG
- the LOC124703058 gene encoding uncharacterized protein LOC124703058 isoform X3 codes for MPLSIGAGLQCKSGFFSFFKEKYSCSPPILGFLQLIIIGHCLQNLISVVPSWCGVPDQGQGAAELRARTNKVGELQPCSWLPHLPSVHSIFQPHSSVPMWMVVLIKWYYIISISSTHACSFYHHCEKISPSEWWWWWLEVKASSVKEPLAGLFPNT; via the exons ATGCCCTTATCTATTGGTGCAG GTCTGCAGTGCAAGTCGGGATTTttctctttcttcaaagaaaaatactcttGCAGTCCTCCCATCCTCGGGTTTCTTCAACTTATTATTATTGGGCATTGTCTGCAAAACTTAATTTCCGTGGTACCTTCATGGTGTGGAGTCCCTGATCAAGGCCAGGGCGCTGCAGAGCTCCGCGCTAGGACCAACAAGGTCGGAGAACTGCAGCCCTGCAGCTGGCTACCACATCTCCCATCGGTACATAG TATCTTCCAGCCTCACTCTTCTGTGCCTATGTGGATGGTTGTTTTGATCAAATGGTACTATATTATATCCATATCCTCTACCCACG CATGTTCGTTTTACCATCACTGTGAGAAGATTAGCCCTtcagagtggtggtggtggtggttggagGTGAAGGCAAG CAGTGTAAAGGAACCTCTTGCAGG ATTGTTTCCAAATACATAG